The following are from one region of the Rattus rattus isolate New Zealand chromosome 13, Rrattus_CSIRO_v1, whole genome shotgun sequence genome:
- the LOC116914408 gene encoding mitochondrial import inner membrane translocase subunit Tim23, with product MEGGGGSSNKSTGGLAGFFGAGGAGYSNADLAGVPLTGMNPLSPYLNVDPRYLVQDTDEFILPTGANKTRGRFELAFFTIGGCCMTGAAFGALNGLRLGLKETQSMPWSKPRNVQILNMVTRQGALWANTLGSLALLYSAFGVIIEKTRGAEDDLNTVAAGTMTGMLYKCTGGLRGIARGGLAGLTLTSVYALYNNWEHMKGSLLQQSL from the exons ATGGAGGGTGGCGGAGGAAGTAGCAACAAATCCACCGGCGGGTTAGCGGGCTTCTTCGGAGCGGGAGGAGCGGGTTACTCGAACGCTGATTTGGCCGGCGTCCCGC TGACTGGTATGAACCCCCTGTCTCCTTACTTAAATGTGGACCCACGCTATCTCGTTCAG GATACAGATGAGTTTATTTTGCCAACTGGAGCTAATAAAACCCGAGGCAGATTTGAACTAGCTTTCTTCACCATTGGAGGATGTTGCATGACAG GGGCTGCATTCGGGGCACTGAACGGGCTTCGTTTAGGATTGAAGGAAACTCAGAGCATGCCCTGGTCCAAACCAAGAAATGTACA GATTTTGAATATGGTGACTAGGCAAGGGGCACTTTGGGCTAATACTCTAGGTTCCCTGG CTTTGCTCTATAGTGCTTTTGGCGTTATCATTGAGAAAACACGGGGTGCAGAAGATGACCTCAACACAGTAGCAGCTGGAACCATGACAGGAATGTTATATAAATGTACAG GTGGTCTTCGAGGAATAGCACGTGGTGGCCTGGCGGGACTGACACTCACCAGTGTCTATGCACTGTATAACAACTGGGAGCACATGAAAGGTTCCCTGCTCCAACAGTCACTCTGA